From Spirochaetota bacterium:
CATTACAACGGCATCGACGTCCCCGACAATATCATGCGGCTCAACGCCGACGGGACGCCGGATTTAACTTTCAATCCCAAGCCTTAACGCCGCGAGGCGCCTCACATCGAGATCGACCCCTTCCTGAATCCCGTAATCCCTATATGCACATTTACGAGCACCGGCGATCCCGCGCGCGCGAGCTCCTTCGCGCGCGCAAGCACGCCGTCAATCTCGTCCGCAGCACGGATCACGAGCCCTTTCGCGCCCAGACCTTCCGCTGCCGCGTGGTAGTCGTCGCGCGCGAGCCTGGTCGCGACGTCGTCGTGGAGGATATCCACCTGGTCGCGCGTGATCTGGCTCCAGGCGGCGTCGTTGCCGACCACCGCGATGACGGGCACATTGTGCCGCGCGAAGGTGTCGAACTCGATGAGGCCGTAGCCCAGCGCCCCGTCGCCGAAAAGCGCCCATACCTCCGATTCCGGCTGCACGAGCTTCGCCCCCAGCGCGAATCCCGCACCGCATCCCAATGTTCCGAACACGCCGGGGTCCAGCCACGAGAGCGGCCCGCGCGGGCGCAGGATGTAGGAGGCGCTCGATATGAAATCGCCGCCGTCCGCGACGATGATGCTTCGCTCGTCCATCGCGCCCTCGAGCTTCTTTAAAAACGCGAGCGGGTTGAGCGGCGGCGCGTCCTGGCCGGCCATGCGCACGATCTCGTCCTCGCGCTCCCGGTCGCGTACGCGTATCGTTGCGCGCCATGTCTCACGGTCCGGCGATTCCGCGGGCATGGACCCCGCGAGGGCGTTAAGGAAGAGGAAGGGGTCCGAGTGTACCGCAAGTTGGGGGCGCCGGTTGAGGCGCAGCGCATGCCGGTCCCGGTTCACCGCGACGAGCGCCGCGGCCGGATTGATGTCCCTCCCGTAATTGAGCCGGAAGTCGCAGGGCATGCCCGCGAGCAGCACCAGGTCCGCTTCCCGGAGGGCGTCGCGCCTGCGCTGGCGGGCGAGGAGCGGGTGCTCCCTGCCCAAAAGACCCCTGGCCATCCCCGCCAAATAGACCGGGACGCCGATACGCTCTATGGATGACGCGAGCATCGCGGCCTTTTCGGGGAAGAGCAGGGACTGGCTTCCCACGATCATCACCGGGCGCTCGGCGCGC
This genomic window contains:
- a CDS encoding thiamine pyrophosphate-binding protein yields the protein MNGGDIIAKALSAQGVRFLFTLCGGHISPILVAAKASGIRVVDVRDEATAVFAADTVARLTGVPGVAAVTAGPGVTNTVTAIKNARMAETPLILLGGAAATVLKGRGSLQDIDQLSLMRVVAKDSLTIRKNCDILPVLRHAFLAASSGVPGPVFVECPIDLLYDEAVVRMLYGAGGSDTQGGGVRARLLSWYLKRHVDRMFSCEFESMEPHAIAGSVPGLHRRDVKNAARMIARAERPVMIVGSQSLLFPEKAAMLASSIERIGVPVYLAGMARGLLGREHPLLARQRRRDALREADLVLLAGMPCDFRLNYGRDINPAAALVAVNRDRHALRLNRRPQLAVHSDPFLFLNALAGSMPAESPDRETWRATIRVRDREREDEIVRMAGQDAPPLNPLAFLKKLEGAMDERSIIVADGGDFISSASYILRPRGPLSWLDPGVFGTLGCGAGFALGAKLVQPESEVWALFGDGALGYGLIEFDTFARHNVPVIAVVGNDAAWSQITRDQVDILHDDVATRLARDDYHAAAEGLGAKGLVIRAADEIDGVLARAKELARAGSPVLVNVHIGITGFRKGSISM